In one Acidimicrobiales bacterium genomic region, the following are encoded:
- a CDS encoding amidohydrolase family protein: protein MVQAIDIHVHPSTEETTAAWGHLKEATERYFRTEIAERSVDEMADEMRADDVLAVLLAWDAETASGLPPVTNDFIASCVTRHPDAFLGFASVDPWKGKAAVQELRRAVTDLGLRGVKLHPSAQCFAMNDRRFYDLWATAAELGVPLLVHTGTTGLGAGLRGGGGVKLRYSDPMLLDDVAADFPELTIIGAHPSWPWQASMLAIAQHKANVWIDLSGWSPRLWPDELVAAVLGPLQDRCLFGTDYPFITFAKWRRAFAAHEPSDEVAEKILRGNAARLLGLSLKGPASPGPSRHGGDEGPEES, encoded by the coding sequence CATCGACATCCACGTCCACCCCTCCACCGAGGAGACGACGGCGGCGTGGGGCCACCTGAAGGAGGCCACTGAGCGGTACTTCCGCACCGAGATCGCCGAGCGCTCGGTCGACGAGATGGCCGACGAGATGCGCGCCGACGACGTGCTCGCCGTGCTCCTCGCCTGGGACGCCGAGACCGCCTCCGGCCTCCCGCCGGTGACCAACGACTTCATTGCCTCGTGCGTGACCCGCCACCCCGACGCGTTCCTGGGCTTCGCCTCCGTCGACCCCTGGAAGGGCAAGGCGGCGGTGCAGGAGCTGCGCCGGGCGGTGACCGACCTCGGGCTCCGGGGCGTCAAGCTGCACCCGAGCGCCCAGTGCTTCGCCATGAACGACCGGCGCTTCTACGACCTGTGGGCCACCGCCGCCGAGCTCGGGGTGCCGCTCCTCGTCCACACCGGGACCACCGGCCTCGGCGCCGGCCTGCGGGGTGGCGGCGGGGTGAAGCTGCGCTACAGCGACCCGATGCTGCTCGACGACGTGGCTGCCGACTTCCCCGAGCTGACCATCATCGGCGCCCACCCCTCCTGGCCCTGGCAGGCGTCGATGCTGGCCATCGCCCAGCACAAGGCCAACGTCTGGATCGACCTGTCGGGCTGGTCGCCCCGGCTCTGGCCCGACGAGCTCGTTGCCGCGGTGCTCGGACCACTGCAGGACCGATGCCTCTTCGGGACCGACTACCCCTTCATCACCTTCGCCAAGTGGCGCCGGGCCTTCGCCGCCCACGAGCCCTCCGACGAGGTGGCGGAGAAGATCCTGCGCGGCAACGCGGCGCGGTTGCTGGGCCTGTCGCTCAAGGGGCCCGCTTCGCCGGGGCCCTCACGTCACGGTGGCGACGAGGGCCCTGAGGAGTCCTAG
- a CDS encoding alpha/beta fold hydrolase — protein MHDVIESGGLRLTAHVARPPSERLPIRAGLVLCHGFPAGPRSPESSSQSYPQLADRLAADAGWTVLSFNFRGTGGSGGDFSLNGWIDDVRAAVDHLLEVEGVDAVWLAGASTGGSAAICAAAEDERVRGVAALSARADFDDWAAHPKRFLQHAREIGVIRDPLYPANVDAWIRQLKETRPLAYVAKLAPRPLLLIQGSDDDVVPSLDARALADCHGQADLRIINGAGHTLRHDPRAIAILLGWLERQLPTSPADPEEPDFDEADPDVTRPSLDPPPSAPS, from the coding sequence GTGCACGATGTCATCGAGTCCGGCGGGCTGCGCCTCACGGCGCACGTCGCCCGACCTCCCAGCGAGCGACTGCCCATCCGGGCCGGCCTGGTGCTGTGCCACGGCTTCCCCGCCGGACCGCGGAGCCCGGAGTCCTCCTCGCAGAGCTACCCCCAGCTCGCCGACCGCCTGGCGGCCGACGCCGGCTGGACCGTCCTGAGCTTCAACTTCCGTGGCACGGGCGGGTCCGGTGGCGACTTCTCGCTCAACGGCTGGATCGACGACGTGCGGGCTGCCGTCGACCACCTGCTCGAGGTGGAGGGCGTCGACGCCGTCTGGCTGGCGGGAGCCAGCACCGGCGGGTCGGCGGCGATCTGCGCGGCGGCCGAGGACGAGCGGGTCCGGGGCGTCGCCGCCCTGTCGGCGCGCGCCGACTTCGACGACTGGGCGGCGCACCCGAAGCGCTTCTTGCAGCACGCCCGCGAGATCGGGGTCATCCGCGACCCGCTCTACCCGGCGAACGTCGACGCGTGGATCCGCCAGCTCAAGGAGACCCGGCCCCTGGCCTACGTGGCCAAGCTCGCTCCCCGGCCCCTGCTCCTGATCCAGGGCTCGGACGACGACGTGGTGCCCTCGCTCGACGCCCGGGCACTGGCCGACTGCCACGGCCAGGCCGACCTGCGCATCATCAACGGGGCAGGGCACACCCTGCGCCACGATCCCCGGGCCATCGCCATCCTCCTCGGGTGGCTGGAGCGCCAGCTGCCAACGTCCCCGGCCGACCCCGAGGAGCCCGACTTCGACGAGGCCGACCCGGACGTCACTCGTCCTTCGCTCGACCCGCCGCCTTCTGCTCCTTCTTGA
- a CDS encoding HhH-GPD-type base excision DNA repair protein yields MAGDTFFITGDREADDLLAADPLALLLGMLLDQQVPMEWAFGAPARLRERLAGSLDAGAIAAMDPDDLAAAFREKPALHRYPTSMAKRAHELCRHLVEHHDGRAEAVWEGVADGAELRRRLEALPGFGKDKARIFLAVLAKRRGVRPPGWEDAAGPFADGQPRSVADVTDQTSLERVRAFKKEQKAAGRAKDE; encoded by the coding sequence ATGGCTGGCGACACGTTCTTCATCACCGGCGACCGCGAGGCCGACGACCTCCTCGCTGCCGACCCACTGGCCCTCCTCCTCGGCATGCTCCTCGACCAGCAGGTGCCGATGGAGTGGGCCTTCGGTGCCCCGGCTCGCCTGCGCGAGCGCCTGGCGGGCAGCCTCGACGCCGGCGCCATCGCCGCCATGGACCCCGACGACCTTGCAGCCGCGTTCCGCGAGAAGCCCGCCCTGCACCGCTACCCGACATCGATGGCGAAGCGGGCCCACGAGCTGTGCCGCCACCTCGTGGAGCACCACGACGGCCGGGCCGAAGCGGTCTGGGAGGGCGTCGCCGACGGCGCCGAGCTGCGCCGCCGCCTGGAGGCGCTCCCAGGGTTCGGGAAGGACAAGGCCCGGATCTTCCTGGCCGTGCTGGCCAAGCGCCGCGGGGTGCGCCCACCGGGGTGGGAGGACGCCGCCGGCCCCTTCGCCGACGGTCAGCCCCGCTCCGTGGCCGATGTCACCGACCAGACCAGCCTCGAGCGGGTGCGGGCGTTCAAGAAGGAGCAGAAGGCGGCGGGTCGAGCGAAGGACGAGTGA